One Candidatus Cloacimonadota bacterium genomic window, TTATTAGTGTGATTTTCAGTGTTTGGCATTAGCTGATGGATTTACAATGTATGGACAGAAGCTATCGCTTATGCCATGTTGGACACGCATATAAAGGAGTTTAATGTGAATGACAGATGGCTTTCCGTCGTGGAAATCAGCGAGTATTTGGGCATTACGAAAGACTCTGTGTATAAATGGGTTAAAGAAAAAGGTATGCCTGCACATAGGCTGGGCAAGCTCTGGAAATTCAAAACAGATGAGGTAGATATCTGGATGCGGAAAGGTGGTGCGAACGAGGTAGTGAGTGATTCAAAATCAAAGCACAAATCCTGAGCAATTCGGTTTGCGGCTCAATTCTGCCGGATCTCATACATCCAGGACAATAATGCTTCCCGAATTGGGTATGCTGCTAAGTGCAGTGAATGCACCTGAAGCCTCTTTCAAAGACTACGCATCTGCAATATTAAATGACAACTGTCTTCATAAGCGTTCTGCAAGCAACAGAGAGCGCACGCTTGACAATCTACGCATTCTTTACGGGCTTGATGATGAAATTACGATTTTCCGTATCCTCAAAATACTCTGGATTAAAGACCCAGAATCGCTTCCACAAAATGCGTTCTTGTGTGCTACTACCCGTGACCAACTACTTAGGGAGCTTACTCCCTGGGTGCTTGCCAAGTCGGAAGGAACAGTGATTGATAGATTGGAATTGGAAAAACAAATCGCCAAGCTACATCCTGATAGATTTAGCCCAGTGACGCTTACTTCCACCAGTCAAAACATCAATGCAACATGGACCCAAGCTGGCTTTTTAACCGGTAGAAGCAGGAAAGTTAGGATTAAAGCCCAGCCCAGCCCAACATCGGTTACTTATGCACTTTTACTTGGTTTCCTTTGCGGAGCACAGGGAATGCGGCTGTTTGAAAGCGAATTTGTGTCTTATCTGGATAGCCCCAAAGAAACCTTGATTAATTTAGCAGAGATTGCATCTCGCATGGGCTTGCTCCGCTTGAAGCGCATTGGTGACGTTGTTGAAGTTGATTTTGATGCTATCCTAATAGCAGCAGTACCGGAGAAGATCAATGTCTAAAATAGATTCACTACTCCAAAACTATCATAAGCATGTGAGGATACCTTGGCGATCTGATGCAGCATCGATGCAAAGGGTTTGGTTTTGTGTATATGACCCAAAGGACGAAAAAAACCTCAGAGCCAAGCTGGAGGAATTTGAGCTGGCAACTATCCAAAGCTCAAAGAAATGGCTGCAATATGATCTTTCTGACAGCTTTGCCCAGTGGCTTTCCTCTCACCCCTATGCCGAACAATACTTTAAGAATCCCAAATTACTCAAGACAGTTTTACCAACCTATAAGGCGTATTTAGTAAGCCAGATCGAGGCTTATGTCATCAGCAATGGTGCCGATGCAGATACCGCCTTTGCTATCTATGGCGTAGGGTCACTATTTGGTTTCTTGAAAGTGAAGGAACTTATAGAGAGCATCGCTCCTTTAGTAAAGGGACGTTTGGTAGTATTCTTCCCCGGAACTTACG contains:
- a CDS encoding helix-turn-helix domain-containing protein; this encodes MLDTHIKEFNVNDRWLSVVEISEYLGITKDSVYKWVKEKGMPAHRLGKLWKFKTDEVDIWMRKGGANEVVSDSKSKHKS
- a CDS encoding DUF1788 domain-containing protein; this encodes MSKIDSLLQNYHKHVRIPWRSDAASMQRVWFCVYDPKDEKNLRAKLEEFELATIQSSKKWLQYDLSDSFAQWLSSHPYAEQYFKNPKLLKTVLPTYKAYLVSQIEAYVISNGADADTAFAIYGVGSLFGFLKVKELIESIAPLVKGRLVVFFPGTYENNNYRLLDGYDGWSYLAIPITSDNES